In Microbacterium lushaniae, the following are encoded in one genomic region:
- a CDS encoding amino acid ABC transporter permease — MNEVWPLVVDSFWPLLLAGLTGTIPLALASFAIGLVIALGVALLRLARNPLLSGMARFYISVIRGTPLLVQLFVIFYGLPSVGVLIDPWPAAVIAFSLNVGGYGAEVIRAAILSVPKGQWEAAHTVGLSPTKTLTRIVLPQAARVSVPPLSNTFISLVKDTSLASLILVTELFRRAENIAAFTYEFMIIYLEAAFIYWMFCLVLATGQGAIERRLDRYVAR, encoded by the coding sequence GTGAACGAGGTGTGGCCTCTCGTCGTCGACTCGTTCTGGCCGCTCCTGCTGGCCGGTCTCACGGGGACGATCCCGCTGGCGCTGGCGTCGTTCGCGATCGGCCTGGTCATCGCCCTCGGCGTCGCCCTGCTGCGCCTCGCGCGTAACCCCCTGCTGTCGGGCATGGCCCGCTTCTACATCTCGGTGATCCGCGGGACGCCGCTGCTGGTACAGCTCTTCGTGATCTTCTACGGGCTCCCCTCCGTGGGTGTGCTGATCGACCCGTGGCCGGCGGCGGTGATCGCGTTCTCGCTGAACGTCGGCGGGTACGGCGCTGAGGTCATCCGCGCGGCGATCCTCTCGGTGCCGAAGGGGCAATGGGAGGCGGCCCACACCGTCGGGCTCTCCCCGACGAAGACCCTGACCCGCATCGTGCTCCCGCAGGCGGCCCGCGTGTCGGTCCCGCCGCTGTCGAACACCTTCATCTCGCTCGTCAAGGACACCTCGCTCGCCTCGCTCATCCTGGTGACCGAGCTGTTCCGACGCGCGGAGAACATCGCCGCCTTCACGTACGAGTTCATGATCATCTACCTCGAAGCGGCGTTCATCTACTGGATGTTCTGCCTCGTGCTGGCCACGGGTCAGGGCGCGATCGAGAGGAGGCTGGACCGCTATGTCGCACGCTGA
- a CDS encoding putative glycolipid-binding domain-containing protein: MRIMWQGVQAPSMERLAFVSDEEGLFAASEVRTPDRSYSYDVAMEEDWTFRTLEAGGGGVQLLLERTADGSWLCNGQRRPDLAEATDIDLSFTPFTNTLPIRRLALAVGCSADIVTAFVAPDLTVTADPQRYTRVDDRRYLYESRDSDFEREITVDDDGFVVDYPGLFRRLPV; the protein is encoded by the coding sequence ATGCGCATCATGTGGCAGGGGGTGCAGGCCCCCAGCATGGAACGCCTCGCCTTCGTCTCCGACGAGGAGGGCCTGTTCGCCGCATCCGAGGTGCGCACGCCCGACCGTTCCTACTCCTATGACGTGGCCATGGAGGAGGACTGGACGTTCCGGACGCTGGAGGCCGGCGGCGGCGGGGTGCAGCTGCTGCTGGAGCGCACCGCGGACGGGTCGTGGCTGTGCAACGGTCAGCGGCGGCCCGACCTGGCAGAGGCGACCGACATCGACCTGTCGTTCACACCGTTCACCAACACGCTGCCGATCCGGCGCCTCGCCCTCGCCGTCGGCTGCTCCGCCGACATCGTCACCGCCTTCGTCGCGCCGGACCTGACGGTCACCGCCGACCCCCAGCGGTACACGCGGGTGGATGACCGGCGCTACCTCTACGAATCCCGTGACAGCGATTTCGAGCGGGAGATCACCGTCGACGACGACGGGTTCGTGGTCGACTACCCCGGCCTGTTCCGCCGGCTCCCCGTGTGA
- a CDS encoding ABC transporter permease: MSTATASFPSTGQRLRAGAVNGSPALLALVALVAIFAITATLQPGILSVPGLTLMLMSSVPLVLAAQAQMIIMSVGDIDLGIGFLVGLVTVIAATLFVDAPLLALASILGIVVAYAVIAYVVQQRGVPSIIITLGMSFVWLGIGLQIRPTPGGATPEWLSVISTWRPTWFPAPVIFIIAATVIGWYVTRRARIGTRMRALGSQAPTLEKAGVSLAATRIAAYVIAAILMVLSGLMLASQTWSGDINAASEYTLMTIAAVILGGGTFAGGRAMPIGTTLGAVTLGLITVLLSLINLPSSLQSAAQGLIVIAVLAGRIITERFVR; the protein is encoded by the coding sequence ATGAGCACCGCCACCGCTTCATTCCCGTCCACGGGTCAGCGCCTGCGCGCCGGCGCCGTGAACGGATCGCCCGCCCTGCTCGCGCTCGTGGCGCTGGTGGCGATCTTCGCCATCACGGCGACGCTGCAGCCCGGCATCCTGAGCGTGCCCGGCCTCACCCTGATGCTCATGTCGTCGGTGCCCCTCGTGCTCGCCGCGCAGGCGCAGATGATCATCATGAGCGTCGGCGACATCGACCTCGGGATCGGGTTCCTCGTGGGCCTGGTCACCGTCATCGCCGCGACGCTCTTCGTCGACGCGCCGCTGCTCGCGCTCGCCTCGATCCTCGGCATCGTCGTCGCGTACGCCGTCATCGCGTACGTCGTGCAGCAGCGCGGTGTGCCCTCCATCATCATCACGCTCGGCATGTCGTTCGTCTGGCTGGGCATCGGCCTCCAGATCCGCCCGACGCCGGGAGGGGCGACGCCCGAGTGGCTGTCGGTCATCTCGACGTGGCGGCCCACGTGGTTCCCGGCTCCCGTGATCTTCATCATCGCCGCCACCGTGATCGGCTGGTACGTCACCCGCCGCGCTCGCATCGGCACGCGGATGCGGGCACTCGGCTCCCAGGCCCCGACGCTCGAGAAGGCGGGCGTGTCCCTGGCAGCGACCCGCATCGCCGCGTACGTGATCGCTGCGATCCTGATGGTCCTCTCCGGGCTCATGCTCGCCTCCCAGACCTGGTCGGGCGACATCAACGCGGCCAGCGAGTACACGCTCATGACCATCGCCGCCGTGATCCTCGGCGGCGGCACCTTCGCCGGGGGGCGCGCGATGCCGATCGGCACCACGCTCGGGGCGGTCACCCTCGGGCTCATCACCGTTCTGCTGAGCCTCATCAACCTGCCCTCCAGCCTGCAGTCGGCAGCACAGGGACTCATCGTCATCGCTGTGCTGGCCGGACGCATCATCACCGAGAGGTTCGTCCGATGA
- the rplA gene encoding 50S ribosomal protein L1, with translation MATKSKAFRAAAEKIAADKFYTPAEAVALAKETGSKKFDSTVEVALKLAVDPRKADQMVRGTVMLPHGTGKTARVIVFANGPAAEAAIAAGADEVGGSELIERVAGGWTDFDAAVATPELMGQVGRLGKVLGPRGLMPNPKTGTVTPNPAKAVEEIKGGKIEFRVDKHANVHFIVGKASFSAEQLDENLNAALEEIVRLKPSSSKGRYIQKGSVSTTFGPGIPLDVNVIA, from the coding sequence ATGGCTACCAAGTCCAAGGCGTTCCGCGCCGCCGCTGAGAAGATCGCGGCTGACAAGTTCTACACTCCGGCCGAGGCTGTCGCCCTGGCCAAGGAGACCGGCTCGAAGAAGTTCGACTCGACCGTCGAGGTCGCGCTCAAGCTCGCCGTCGACCCGCGCAAGGCCGACCAGATGGTGCGCGGCACCGTCATGCTGCCGCACGGCACGGGCAAGACCGCCCGCGTCATCGTGTTCGCCAACGGCCCCGCAGCCGAGGCCGCCATTGCGGCCGGCGCCGACGAGGTCGGCGGGTCCGAGCTCATCGAGCGCGTCGCCGGTGGCTGGACCGACTTCGACGCCGCCGTCGCCACGCCCGAGCTCATGGGCCAGGTCGGCCGGCTGGGCAAGGTGCTGGGCCCGCGTGGCCTGATGCCCAACCCGAAGACCGGCACGGTCACCCCCAACCCGGCCAAGGCCGTGGAGGAGATCAAGGGCGGAAAGATCGAGTTCCGTGTCGACAAGCACGCCAACGTGCACTTCATCGTCGGCAAGGCCTCGTTCTCGGCCGAGCAGCTCGATGAGAACCTCAACGCCGCTCTCGAGGAGATCGTGCGTCTGAAGCCGTCCAGCTCGAAGGGCCGCTACATCCAGAAGGGTTCGGTGTCGACCACGTTCGGCCCCGGCATCCCGCTGGATGTCAACGTCATCGCCTGA
- a CDS encoding dihydrofolate reductase family protein, with translation MVSSLVAVEFLSVDGVMQGLGSPDEDTEGGFAHGGWGQRYGDVLHEVMDPDGMTSTSAYLFGRKTYDKLAAFWPSQPDANPMAASLNGSPKYVATRTRPELAWAGSVPLAGDLDDAVQALKARMDGDIVVLGSGDVARQLMAAGLVDELRLFVHPLLLGEGKRLFGALPAPRELRLRGVASTSKGTLAVTYALDPRT, from the coding sequence ATGGTAAGCAGCCTGGTGGCGGTGGAATTCCTGAGCGTGGACGGGGTGATGCAGGGGCTCGGGTCGCCCGACGAGGACACGGAGGGCGGCTTCGCCCACGGCGGCTGGGGACAGAGGTACGGCGACGTGCTGCACGAGGTCATGGATCCCGACGGCATGACGTCGACGTCGGCGTACCTGTTCGGCCGCAAGACGTACGACAAGCTCGCCGCTTTCTGGCCGTCCCAGCCCGACGCCAACCCCATGGCGGCGAGCCTGAACGGCTCGCCCAAGTACGTCGCGACCCGGACACGGCCGGAGCTCGCGTGGGCGGGGTCCGTGCCTCTGGCGGGCGACCTCGACGACGCGGTGCAGGCGCTGAAGGCGCGTATGGACGGCGACATCGTGGTGCTGGGAAGCGGCGACGTGGCCCGGCAGCTGATGGCCGCCGGCCTCGTCGACGAGCTGCGCCTGTTCGTGCATCCGCTCCTGCTCGGCGAGGGCAAGCGCCTCTTCGGCGCGCTGCCGGCCCCGCGGGAGCTCCGGCTGCGCGGCGTGGCCTCGACGAGCAAGGGCACCCTCGCGGTGACCTACGCCCTCGACCCCCGCACGTGA
- a CDS encoding amino acid ABC transporter substrate-binding protein has product MHRFRPTALVLALGAALALTACSGGAGQSGASPAAEDDYALATAGTLTVATEGTYRPFSFHDASGELVGFDVEIAEAVADKLGLEVRFQETQWDAIFAGLDAGRFDVIANQVSINPEREEKYLFSEPYTVSPGVIVVTEDDDSIAGFDDLAGKTTAQSLTSNWYELATDSGANVEPVEGWAQAVSLLQQGRVDATINDSLTFLDYENSEGPTGLKIAAETDDPAYNAFAFTQDKDALVAAVDDALAELREEGVLAEISEKYFGADVTQE; this is encoded by the coding sequence ATGCACCGCTTCCGCCCGACCGCCCTCGTCCTCGCCCTCGGCGCAGCCCTCGCCCTCACCGCCTGCAGCGGGGGAGCGGGGCAGTCCGGTGCGTCGCCGGCGGCGGAGGACGACTACGCCCTGGCCACCGCCGGCACGCTCACCGTCGCCACGGAGGGGACGTATCGCCCGTTCAGCTTCCACGACGCCTCGGGCGAGCTCGTCGGGTTCGACGTGGAGATCGCCGAAGCGGTCGCCGACAAGCTCGGCCTGGAGGTGCGGTTCCAGGAGACCCAGTGGGACGCGATCTTCGCCGGGCTGGATGCGGGGCGGTTCGACGTCATCGCCAACCAGGTGTCCATCAACCCCGAGCGCGAGGAGAAGTACCTCTTCAGCGAGCCGTACACGGTCTCGCCCGGGGTCATCGTCGTCACCGAGGACGACGACTCGATCGCCGGATTCGACGACCTCGCCGGCAAGACCACGGCGCAGTCCCTCACGAGCAACTGGTACGAACTCGCCACCGACAGCGGCGCGAACGTCGAACCGGTCGAGGGGTGGGCCCAGGCGGTGAGCCTCCTGCAGCAGGGGCGCGTGGACGCCACGATCAACGACAGCCTCACGTTCCTGGACTACGAGAACAGCGAGGGCCCGACGGGGCTGAAGATCGCTGCCGAGACCGATGATCCGGCGTACAACGCCTTCGCGTTCACCCAGGACAAGGACGCACTGGTGGCGGCGGTGGATGACGCTCTCGCCGAGCTGCGCGAGGAGGGCGTGCTCGCGGAGATCAGCGAGAAGTACTTCGGCGCCGACGTCACGCAGGAGTGA
- a CDS encoding acylphosphatase, protein MKRVHVIVRGDVQGVGYRYTARLEANRLGVSGWVRNRRDGSVEAEVEGEAAAVEEMLDWMRQGPPGSRVDELTTADRAPAGDSAFEVRSTG, encoded by the coding sequence ATGAAGCGCGTGCACGTCATCGTCCGCGGCGACGTCCAGGGCGTCGGCTACCGCTACACCGCCCGGCTGGAGGCGAACCGGCTCGGCGTGAGCGGATGGGTGCGGAACCGCCGTGACGGCAGTGTGGAAGCGGAGGTGGAGGGCGAAGCAGCCGCCGTCGAGGAGATGCTGGACTGGATGCGGCAGGGCCCACCCGGATCGCGTGTGGACGAACTCACGACCGCGGACAGGGCGCCGGCGGGCGACAGCGCATTCGAGGTGCGCAGCACCGGCTGA
- a CDS encoding LysE/ArgO family amino acid transporter, with product MLPSFFAGLGLGLTLIIAIGAQNLFVLRQGLRREHVLAVAAVCAISDAALIALGVSGLGLALTAIPWLVEVIRWAGALFLLGYGLLAARRALRPSGHALTVAADAASAPGARGPTTVVRTRLAPVLLTCLALTWLNPHVYLDTVFFLGLVASGHGEARWVFAAGAMLGSIVWFFGLAFGARYLSRWLATPRAWRILDALIAVVMIGLAISLVLVP from the coding sequence GTGCTCCCCTCCTTCTTCGCCGGTCTCGGCCTCGGGCTGACCCTCATCATCGCCATCGGGGCGCAGAACCTCTTCGTGCTCCGTCAGGGGTTGCGCCGCGAGCACGTCCTCGCCGTGGCGGCCGTGTGCGCGATCTCGGATGCTGCCCTCATCGCGCTGGGGGTCTCCGGGCTCGGGCTCGCCCTCACCGCCATCCCCTGGCTCGTGGAGGTGATCCGGTGGGCCGGGGCGCTGTTCCTGCTGGGGTACGGCCTTCTCGCGGCCCGTCGAGCGCTGCGCCCGAGCGGTCACGCGCTCACGGTCGCCGCAGACGCCGCATCCGCTCCCGGCGCCCGGGGGCCCACGACCGTCGTGCGCACCCGCCTGGCTCCCGTGCTGCTGACGTGTCTCGCCCTGACGTGGCTGAACCCGCACGTGTACCTCGACACCGTCTTCTTCCTCGGGCTCGTCGCCAGCGGCCACGGGGAGGCGCGCTGGGTCTTCGCCGCCGGCGCGATGCTCGGCAGCATCGTGTGGTTCTTCGGGCTCGCGTTCGGGGCACGCTATCTCAGCCGGTGGCTCGCCACCCCGCGGGCGTGGCGCATCCTGGACGCGCTCATCGCCGTCGTCATGATCGGACTAGCCATCAGTCTCGTGCTGGTCCCGTGA
- a CDS encoding ATP-binding cassette domain-containing protein → MHARPCHAHPRRADRVPQRGCHRPAVCAPARARRLRCGHGAHLASDAGGPGQCRPHRRDEGRPHRRHRRGTQHLGAGAAVHDGRRSACRYGHRPPCHLHRTRRYPPGRNGRAHHGEGVPFVVQPGEIIGLAGLAGHGQDALLRRLWTSARGVTVAKRRAYVPGDRQTSGIFPLWSVAENLTVSASRQLSSGGVIRSARKRALADEWVQRLSVKGGARAPITSLSGGNQQKVLVARAFATDAALVLLDDPFRGVDVATKNELYALMRVEASRGRSIVWYSTENSEMAHCDRVYVFRSGRIVSELAGDDITEDRIIADSFGGDDRTQEDAR, encoded by the coding sequence GTGCACGCCCGACCTTGCCATGCTCATCCTCGACGAGCCGACCGAGTCCCTCAGCGTGGATGCCACCGGCCAGCTGTATGCGCACCTGCGCGAGCTCGCCGCCTCCGGTGTGGGCATGGTGCTCATCTCGCATCGGATGCAGGAGGTCCTGGCCAATGCCGACCGCATCGCCGTGATGAAGGACGGCCGCATCGTCGACACCGTCGCGGCACGCAGCACCTCGGAGCAGGCGCTGCTGTCCACGATGGGCGGCGAAGTGCATGCCGATACGGCCACCGTCCGCCGTGTCACCTCCACCGAACGCGCCGATATCCGCCAGGGCGGAACGGTCGCGCGCATCACGGGGAGGGCGTGCCGTTCGTCGTGCAACCGGGCGAGATCATCGGCCTCGCCGGTCTGGCCGGCCACGGACAGGACGCGCTCCTGCGGCGGCTGTGGACCAGCGCGCGGGGCGTCACCGTCGCCAAGCGCCGCGCCTACGTGCCCGGCGACCGGCAGACCAGCGGCATCTTCCCGCTGTGGAGCGTGGCAGAGAACCTCACCGTCTCGGCCTCCCGGCAGCTCTCATCCGGCGGCGTGATCCGCTCGGCCCGCAAGCGCGCCCTCGCGGACGAGTGGGTGCAGCGCCTGAGCGTCAAGGGCGGCGCCCGCGCGCCGATCACCTCGCTCTCGGGCGGGAACCAGCAGAAGGTGCTCGTCGCCCGGGCGTTCGCCACGGATGCGGCGCTCGTGCTGCTGGACGACCCCTTCCGCGGTGTCGACGTCGCCACCAAGAACGAGCTCTACGCCCTCATGCGCGTGGAGGCCTCACGGGGCCGCTCGATCGTCTGGTACTCCACGGAGAACAGCGAGATGGCGCACTGCGATCGCGTCTATGTGTTCCGCTCGGGTCGCATCGTGAGCGAACTCGCCGGCGATGACATCACCGAGGACCGCATCATCGCCGACTCGTTCGGCGGCGACGACCGCACGCAGGAGGACGCTCGATGA
- a CDS encoding GntR family transcriptional regulator, whose amino-acid sequence MSTPAPYTVLDREADTPLWQQLAKVLREEIESGQLRADQALPSESELIDRYSVSRTVVREALAELVRAGLIYKVRARGSFVAPQRPELKFIGSMAGSSDDLSTTGRSVTTRVLDFEVRPASADDAQSLRLPAGSQVVRLRRLRRVDGTPWLLVDTVLPYDRFPTLRRANLENRSLYEHLRRHFGVHPSGADRWISAVVPGAEDARLLELQPGQPVLSIESVAWDDDGVPFERYNALHRSDESRFHVGIR is encoded by the coding sequence ATGTCCACACCCGCGCCGTACACCGTCCTCGACCGCGAGGCGGACACGCCGCTGTGGCAGCAACTGGCGAAGGTGCTGCGCGAGGAGATCGAGTCAGGGCAACTCCGCGCGGATCAGGCTCTCCCGTCCGAATCCGAACTCATCGACCGTTACAGCGTGTCGCGGACGGTCGTGCGCGAAGCGCTCGCAGAACTGGTGCGCGCAGGGCTCATCTACAAGGTGCGCGCGCGCGGGTCTTTCGTCGCCCCGCAGCGGCCGGAGCTGAAGTTCATCGGCTCCATGGCAGGTTCCTCCGACGATCTGTCCACCACGGGGCGCAGCGTCACCACGCGCGTGCTGGATTTCGAGGTGCGGCCGGCCAGCGCCGACGACGCCCAGTCGCTCCGCCTCCCCGCCGGCTCTCAGGTCGTCCGCCTGCGTCGCCTGCGCCGCGTGGACGGCACCCCCTGGCTCCTCGTGGACACGGTCCTCCCCTACGACCGCTTCCCCACCCTGCGTCGGGCGAACCTGGAGAACCGGTCGCTCTACGAGCATCTGCGCCGCCACTTCGGCGTGCACCCCAGCGGGGCGGACAGATGGATCAGCGCCGTCGTGCCCGGAGCCGAGGATGCGCGGCTGCTGGAGTTGCAGCCGGGCCAGCCCGTGCTGTCCATCGAATCGGTGGCGTGGGACGACGACGGGGTGCCCTTCGAGCGGTACAACGCGCTGCACCGCAGCGACGAGTCGCGCTTCCACGTCGGCATCCGCTGA
- the rplK gene encoding 50S ribosomal protein L11 translates to MAPKKKVTGLIKLQINAGAANPAPPIGPALGQHGVNIMEFCKAYNAATESQRGNVIPVEITVYEDRSFTFILKTPPAAELIKKAAGVAKGSQTPHTTKVGKLTKDQVRQIAETKQPDLNANDLEAASKIIAGTARSMGITVED, encoded by the coding sequence ATGGCACCGAAGAAGAAGGTGACCGGCCTGATCAAGCTCCAGATCAACGCCGGTGCCGCCAACCCGGCGCCGCCGATCGGCCCCGCGCTCGGTCAGCATGGCGTCAACATCATGGAGTTCTGCAAGGCGTACAACGCCGCGACCGAGTCGCAGCGCGGCAACGTCATCCCCGTGGAGATCACCGTCTACGAGGACCGCAGCTTCACGTTCATCCTGAAGACCCCGCCGGCCGCCGAGCTGATCAAGAAGGCCGCCGGTGTTGCCAAGGGCTCGCAGACCCCGCACACGACCAAGGTGGGCAAGCTCACCAAGGACCAGGTGCGTCAGATCGCGGAGACCAAGCAGCCCGACCTGAACGCGAACGATCTCGAGGCCGCCTCGAAGATCATCGCCGGCACCGCCCGCTCCATGGGCATCACGGTCGAGGACTGA
- a CDS encoding LysR family transcriptional regulator ArgP: MSIPLDLARTLAVILDEGTLEAAARRLHVTPSAVSQRVRALEARLGRVVLVRTKPVQATDAGKAVVRLARQLDLLEHDALAGIGADEAATAVVPLAVNADSLATWFLPPLARVAQRRRVVFQLHRDDQDFTAGLLESGTVMGAITSREAPVPGCRVRAVGVLRYEAVASAGFAQRWFPDGVDGDALAGAPVVDFDRRDDLQSRWLADQGPTASPPRHLVPASHDFATAIGLGLGWGLLPRFQSAELLRSGELVRLGGPPVDVPLFWQQWNLTSPLLDEIADEVVQEGARVLATT, from the coding sequence ATGTCTATTCCGCTGGACCTGGCCCGCACGCTCGCGGTGATCCTGGATGAGGGCACCCTGGAGGCGGCCGCACGCCGCCTGCACGTGACGCCTTCCGCGGTGAGCCAGCGCGTGCGGGCGCTGGAAGCCCGGCTGGGACGCGTCGTGCTCGTGCGCACCAAGCCGGTCCAGGCCACCGACGCGGGCAAGGCGGTCGTCCGCCTCGCACGCCAGCTCGACCTGCTCGAGCACGACGCCCTCGCCGGCATCGGCGCGGACGAGGCCGCCACCGCGGTCGTGCCCCTCGCCGTCAACGCCGACTCCCTCGCGACGTGGTTCCTGCCGCCGTTGGCCCGTGTGGCGCAGCGCCGTCGGGTGGTCTTCCAGCTCCATCGTGACGATCAGGACTTCACCGCGGGCCTGCTCGAGTCGGGCACGGTGATGGGCGCGATCACGTCTCGGGAGGCGCCGGTGCCCGGATGTCGCGTGCGCGCGGTCGGGGTGCTGCGGTACGAGGCGGTCGCGAGCGCCGGGTTCGCGCAGCGCTGGTTCCCCGACGGGGTCGACGGCGACGCGCTCGCGGGCGCTCCGGTGGTCGATTTCGACCGACGCGACGACCTGCAGTCGCGTTGGCTCGCCGATCAGGGCCCGACGGCCTCGCCTCCGCGGCACCTCGTGCCCGCCTCGCACGACTTCGCCACCGCGATCGGACTGGGATTGGGGTGGGGCCTGCTTCCCCGGTTCCAGTCGGCGGAGCTGTTGCGGTCAGGGGAGCTGGTGCGCCTCGGGGGGCCGCCCGTGGACGTCCCGTTGTTCTGGCAGCAGTGGAATCTCACCTCCCCGCTCCTCGACGAGATCGCCGACGAGGTCGTGCAGGAGGGGGCGCGGGTGCTCGCCACCACGTGA
- a CDS encoding substrate-binding domain-containing protein — MKFTHTRRAMTAVAATVAATLLLAGCAGTAEAGSGSEGGEPEGLKIALSNGFVNGWRLTLIDKFETEADKLKEEGVVSDYSVVNAPGENSATEQASQIRSLMLQNPDVLMVIPASSSALKPVIEEACTAGINVIILDADMETSCGTVVRNEYGQWGADSLEPALEAIGGKGDIVINRGVVGSQPEEAFHARQQEILADFPDVKVAAEINGFCDSATAQKEIVGILGSLPEIAAVPGCIGGMGIVQAFESAGREAPVVVFDTDGKSLKFWKDSGIDNGSFAALTDPGQVVAAIYVALAKERGDDVPAEVVLPLVKIAQEDLDYWVAELGTDEYAAIAWDDASIEAALEALENGEDVQAPALQK, encoded by the coding sequence ATGAAGTTCACCCACACCCGCCGCGCGATGACGGCTGTCGCCGCCACCGTCGCCGCGACCCTGCTGCTGGCCGGCTGTGCCGGAACCGCCGAGGCCGGCTCCGGCTCGGAGGGCGGCGAGCCCGAAGGCCTGAAGATCGCCCTCTCCAACGGCTTCGTCAACGGATGGCGCCTCACGCTCATCGACAAGTTCGAGACCGAGGCGGACAAGCTCAAGGAAGAGGGCGTCGTCTCGGACTACTCCGTGGTGAACGCGCCCGGTGAGAACAGCGCCACCGAACAGGCGTCGCAGATCCGCAGCCTCATGCTGCAGAACCCCGACGTCCTCATGGTCATCCCGGCCTCCTCCAGCGCGCTCAAGCCCGTCATCGAGGAGGCGTGCACCGCCGGCATCAACGTCATCATCCTCGACGCCGACATGGAGACCAGTTGCGGCACGGTCGTCCGCAACGAGTACGGCCAGTGGGGCGCGGACTCCCTCGAACCCGCCCTCGAGGCCATCGGCGGCAAGGGCGACATCGTGATCAACCGCGGGGTCGTGGGCTCGCAGCCCGAGGAGGCCTTCCACGCGCGTCAGCAGGAGATCCTCGCCGACTTCCCCGACGTGAAGGTCGCCGCCGAGATCAACGGTTTCTGCGACTCCGCGACCGCGCAGAAGGAGATCGTCGGAATCCTCGGATCGCTCCCCGAGATCGCGGCGGTACCGGGCTGCATCGGCGGCATGGGCATCGTGCAGGCGTTCGAATCCGCCGGCCGTGAGGCCCCCGTCGTCGTCTTCGACACCGACGGGAAGTCGCTGAAGTTCTGGAAGGACAGCGGCATCGACAACGGCTCCTTCGCCGCGCTCACCGACCCCGGTCAGGTCGTCGCCGCGATCTACGTCGCCCTCGCCAAGGAGCGCGGCGACGACGTGCCGGCCGAGGTCGTGCTGCCGCTGGTGAAGATCGCGCAGGAGGACCTCGACTACTGGGTCGCCGAGCTGGGCACCGACGAGTACGCCGCGATCGCATGGGATGACGCATCCATCGAGGCGGCTCTCGAGGCGCTCGAGAACGGCGAAGACGTGCAGGCTCCCGCCCTGCAGAAGTGA